A genomic window from Parasteatoda tepidariorum isolate YZ-2023 chromosome 10, CAS_Ptep_4.0, whole genome shotgun sequence includes:
- the LOC139426806 gene encoding uncharacterized protein, translating into MQTFYSDFLSEYKLLQHIEEVKENSDVETGYYLPHHGVLLPSNKTTKLRVVFNASSKTSSGHSLNDLLCKGGVLQEDLLPILIRFRKHAYAFTADIKQMLRMIEVNPSQTKLQRILWKNSKTVPTKVHELRTVTYGTASAPYLATTCPR; encoded by the coding sequence ATGCAAACGTTTTATTCAGATTTCCTCAgcgaatataaattattacaacatATAGAAGAGGTGAAGGAAAATTCAGATGTCGAAACTGGATACTATCTACCACATCACGGTGTGTTACTCCCATCAAACAAAACTACTAAACTTCGTGTAGTTTTCAACGCGAGTTCAAAAACGTCTAGTGGACATTCTTTAAATGATTTACTGTGCAAGGGAGGAGTGCTTCAGGAAGATCTTTTACCGATCCTAATTAGATTTAGAAAACACGCTTATGCTTTTACAGCAGATATAAAACAAATGCTCAGGATGATAGAGGTAAAtccttcgcaaaccaagcttcAAAGAATTCTATGGAAGAACAGTAAAACCGTACCAACTAAGGTTCATGAGTTGCGAACTGTTACATACGGAACCGCATCCGCTCCATACTTAGCAACAACTTGCCCTAGATGA